The proteins below are encoded in one region of Aeromonas veronii:
- the yqfB gene encoding N(4)-acetylcytidine aminohydrolase, translating into MPAHTAPYPEFTFFSRFVDDIQTGRKTITIRDESEAHWQPGQRLTLFTNPEHNPFGAIEVISVSPVSFEALNDEHARQENMTLTELRQVIRDIYPALPPLYVIEFKLI; encoded by the coding sequence ATGCCTGCTCACACAGCCCCCTACCCCGAGTTCACCTTCTTCAGCCGCTTCGTGGATGACATTCAGACGGGCCGCAAGACCATCACCATCCGCGACGAGAGCGAGGCCCACTGGCAACCGGGCCAGCGGCTCACCCTCTTCACCAACCCGGAACACAACCCTTTCGGCGCCATCGAAGTCATCTCGGTCAGCCCTGTCTCCTTCGAGGCGCTAAATGACGAGCATGCCCGTCAGGAGAACATGACACTCACCGAACTCAGGCAGGTGATCCGGGACATCTACCCCGCCCTGCCACCCCTCTATGTAATTGAATTCAAGCTGATTTAA
- a CDS encoding HAD family hydrolase, protein MTEQHHFEQYDALIFDMDGTLVDSMPQHLDAWQITSAEFGLPFDRTTLNAYGGIPTRKIVAILAKQHGLEIDVEAFARRKIALYLEHIDQVSVFPAMWDLVKRHHGKIPMGIGTGSPRNQADRILKSTGLDAYISVVVSADDVVNHKPHPDTFLKVAEQLGADPAHCLVFEDTLIGIQAGKAGGMSTMLATEGELQPA, encoded by the coding sequence ATGACTGAGCAGCACCACTTCGAGCAATACGACGCCCTCATCTTCGACATGGATGGCACCCTGGTGGACTCCATGCCCCAGCACCTGGATGCCTGGCAGATCACCAGCGCCGAGTTCGGCCTGCCGTTCGACAGAACGACTCTCAACGCCTATGGCGGCATCCCCACCCGCAAGATAGTGGCTATCCTGGCCAAACAGCATGGGCTGGAGATCGACGTCGAGGCCTTCGCCCGCCGCAAGATTGCGCTCTATCTGGAACACATTGACCAGGTCAGCGTCTTCCCGGCCATGTGGGATCTGGTCAAGCGCCACCACGGCAAGATCCCCATGGGCATCGGCACGGGGTCGCCGCGCAATCAGGCCGATCGCATCCTCAAGAGCACCGGTCTCGACGCCTATATCTCGGTGGTGGTGAGCGCGGACGACGTGGTCAATCACAAGCCCCATCCCGACACCTTCCTGAAAGTGGCCGAGCAGCTGGGGGCCGACCCTGCCCACTGTCTGGTGTTCGAGGACACCCTGATCGGCATCCAGGCGGGCAAGGCCGGTGGCATGAGCACCATGCTGGCCACCGAGGGGGAGCTGCAACCCGCCTGA
- the astA gene encoding arginine N-succinyltransferase: MLVIRPIEQRDFAGLKTCAIESGTGMTSLPVNDELLQRKIDASTQTFLDKPAGKGDCLYFFVAEDMETGEMVGTCAIDAAVGLSQPFYNYHIGKVVHSSPKLGIYNVVETLTLSNDYTGNSELCTLFLRECAREGLNGRLLSKHRFLFMAEHPELFDTTVFAEMRGVSDGNGHSPFYEWLQKHFFSMDFPTVDYLTGIGKKRFIAELMPKYPIYVNLLSNEARAVIGQTHEKTRPAIKMLQDEGFVNRGYVDIFDAGPTVECDVKHIRSVRRSQKLAVLVGEPIGGHTYLICNTRFEQYRACYGNIRVDLDKHEAIIPPKMAAALKVENGDMVRVVDLE, translated from the coding sequence ATGTTGGTTATCCGTCCTATCGAGCAGCGCGACTTCGCCGGCCTCAAAACCTGTGCCATCGAATCCGGCACCGGCATGACTTCATTGCCGGTCAACGACGAGTTGCTGCAACGCAAGATCGATGCATCCACCCAGACCTTCCTAGACAAGCCCGCCGGCAAGGGAGACTGCCTCTATTTCTTCGTGGCCGAAGACATGGAGACCGGCGAGATGGTCGGCACCTGCGCCATCGACGCCGCCGTCGGCCTGTCCCAACCGTTTTACAACTATCACATCGGCAAGGTGGTGCACTCTTCCCCCAAGCTCGGCATCTACAACGTGGTGGAGACGCTGACCCTCTCCAACGACTACACCGGCAACTCCGAGCTGTGCACCCTGTTTCTGCGCGAATGCGCCCGGGAAGGGCTCAACGGCCGGCTGCTCTCCAAGCACCGTTTCCTGTTCATGGCCGAACACCCCGAGCTGTTTGATACCACCGTCTTTGCCGAGATGCGCGGCGTCTCCGATGGCAACGGTCACAGCCCGTTTTATGAGTGGCTGCAAAAGCACTTCTTCTCGATGGATTTTCCCACCGTCGACTATCTCACCGGCATCGGCAAGAAGCGCTTCATCGCCGAGCTGATGCCCAAGTACCCCATCTACGTCAACCTGCTAAGCAACGAGGCGCGCGCCGTCATCGGCCAGACCCACGAGAAGACCCGTCCGGCCATCAAGATGCTGCAGGACGAGGGCTTCGTGAATCGCGGTTACGTGGACATCTTCGATGCGGGTCCCACCGTCGAGTGCGACGTGAAGCACATCCGCAGCGTGCGCCGCAGCCAGAAGCTGGCGGTGCTAGTGGGGGAGCCCATCGGCGGCCACACCTATCTCATCTGCAATACCCGTTTCGAGCAGTACCGCGCCTGTTACGGCAACATCCGGGTCGATCTGGACAAGCACGAAGCCATCATCCCCCCCAAGATGGCGGCCGCCCTCAAGGTGGAAAATGGCGACATGGTGCGCGTCGTCGATCTGGAATAA
- the kduI gene encoding 5-dehydro-4-deoxy-D-glucuronate isomerase yields the protein MQTRQSIHSDHAKQLDTQGLRREFLVEEVFTQNQLTMTYSHIDRIVFGGIMPVDAPLTFSDELGKAFGVTYFLERRELGLINIGGPGVVVVDGKTYEVGKAEALYVGQGARELSFASVSAAQPAKFYYNSAPAHTSYPTRVVTQAQASPATLGDASTSNRRTIYKYLVPDVLPTCQLVMGMTQLEEGSLWNTMPCHTHERRMEVYFYFNMKDDAAVFHMMGKPDETRHLLVHNEQAVISPSWSIHSGVGTQAYTFIWGMVGENQVFGDMDHVAVKDMR from the coding sequence ATGCAAACTCGTCAAAGCATCCACAGCGATCATGCCAAACAGCTCGACACCCAGGGCCTGCGCCGTGAGTTCCTGGTAGAGGAGGTCTTCACCCAAAACCAGCTCACCATGACTTACAGCCACATCGATCGCATCGTGTTCGGCGGCATCATGCCGGTGGACGCGCCGCTCACCTTCTCCGATGAACTGGGCAAGGCCTTCGGGGTCACCTATTTCCTCGAGCGCCGCGAGCTCGGCCTCATCAACATCGGTGGCCCGGGTGTGGTGGTCGTGGATGGCAAGACCTATGAAGTGGGCAAGGCCGAGGCCCTCTACGTCGGCCAGGGTGCCCGCGAGCTGAGCTTTGCCAGCGTCAGTGCCGCCCAGCCTGCCAAGTTCTACTACAATAGCGCGCCGGCTCACACCAGCTACCCGACCCGCGTCGTCACCCAGGCCCAGGCCTCGCCGGCCACCCTGGGGGATGCCTCCACCAGCAACCGTCGCACCATCTACAAGTATCTGGTGCCGGACGTACTGCCGACCTGCCAGCTCGTCATGGGCATGACCCAGCTCGAAGAAGGCAGCCTGTGGAACACCATGCCTTGCCACACCCACGAGCGCCGCATGGAGGTCTACTTCTACTTCAACATGAAGGATGACGCCGCCGTCTTCCACATGATGGGCAAGCCGGACGAGACCCGTCACCTGCTGGTCCACAACGAGCAGGCCGTCATCTCCCCGAGCTGGTCCATCCACTCCGGCGTCGGCACCCAGGCCTACACCTTCATCTGGGGCATGGTCGGCGAGAACCAGGTGTTCGGCGACATGGACCATGTGGCCGTCAAGGACATGCGCTAA
- the kdgR gene encoding DNA-binding transcriptional regulator KdgR, whose product MSMIDNSPESVSSVLKVFGILQALGEQKEIGVTELSQRIMMSKSTVYRFLQTMKTLGYVSQEGETDKYALSLKLFELGAKALEHQDLIQIADEQMYRLGKQTKETLHLGMLDEDSIVYLHKIDSEYNLRMYSRIGRRRPLYSTGLGKVMMAWLPETEVRAMLAGVTFERFTEHTLADVDALLAELAQVREQGYAEDREEMEHGLRCFAVPIYSRMGRIIAGLSLSLPLVRFHPEDQANLVAQLHEAAANISAGLGFHDYPFGTRS is encoded by the coding sequence ATGTCGATGATAGACAACTCACCCGAATCGGTCTCTTCTGTCCTCAAGGTGTTTGGCATATTGCAGGCCCTGGGGGAGCAGAAGGAGATCGGGGTGACCGAGCTGTCCCAGCGGATCATGATGTCCAAGAGTACCGTCTACCGTTTCCTGCAGACCATGAAGACCCTGGGTTATGTCTCCCAGGAAGGGGAAACCGACAAGTACGCCCTCAGCCTCAAGCTGTTTGAACTGGGCGCCAAGGCCCTGGAGCATCAGGATCTGATCCAGATTGCCGACGAGCAGATGTACCGGCTCGGCAAGCAGACCAAGGAGACCCTGCACCTCGGGATGCTGGATGAAGACAGCATCGTCTACCTGCACAAGATAGATTCCGAATACAACCTGCGGATGTACTCCCGCATCGGCCGCCGCCGCCCGCTCTACAGCACCGGCCTTGGCAAGGTGATGATGGCCTGGCTGCCGGAAACGGAAGTGCGTGCCATGCTGGCTGGCGTGACGTTCGAGCGATTCACCGAGCATACCCTTGCCGATGTGGATGCCCTGCTGGCGGAACTGGCCCAGGTGCGCGAACAAGGCTATGCGGAAGACAGAGAAGAGATGGAGCACGGCCTGCGCTGCTTTGCGGTACCCATCTACAGCCGCATGGGGCGGATCATCGCGGGGCTCTCCCTGTCGCTGCCGCTGGTGCGTTTCCACCCGGAGGACCAGGCGAACCTGGTGGCCCAATTGCACGAGGCGGCAGCCAATATCTCCGCCGGGCTGGGGTTCCACGATTACCCCTTCGGCACGCGCAGCTAG
- a CDS encoding DUF1338 domain-containing protein, protein MQKDIETLFDHLWDNYIQVTPSAHKVHQLLGGGAPIINDHVAFRTYNLPGLGLERLAAHFRALGYEEKGEYVFKAKKLYAKHFEHADPDAPKVFISELKVEELSEPVQAIIHRLVAQVPTHLTDTQAFLYAGAPWQVSWADYQTLLAESEYAAWMAAWGYRANHFTVNINRLADFDTILQVNAALKAAGFVLNGVGGEVKGDAEVMLEQSSTMADKADVAFSDGVRPIPSCFYEFALRYPQADGVLYPGFVEASADKIFESTNAM, encoded by the coding sequence ATGCAAAAGGATATCGAGACCCTGTTTGACCATCTGTGGGACAACTACATTCAAGTCACCCCCAGTGCTCACAAGGTTCATCAGCTGCTGGGCGGCGGTGCTCCCATCATCAACGATCACGTCGCGTTTCGAACCTACAACCTGCCGGGTCTGGGGCTGGAGAGGCTGGCGGCCCACTTCCGTGCCCTGGGGTACGAGGAGAAGGGCGAGTATGTGTTCAAGGCGAAGAAGCTCTACGCCAAGCACTTCGAACATGCCGATCCGGACGCCCCCAAGGTGTTCATCAGCGAGTTGAAGGTGGAGGAGCTCTCCGAGCCTGTCCAGGCCATCATCCACAGGCTGGTGGCCCAGGTGCCGACGCACCTGACCGATACCCAGGCCTTCCTCTACGCCGGCGCTCCCTGGCAGGTCTCCTGGGCCGATTACCAGACCCTGCTGGCCGAGAGCGAGTATGCGGCCTGGATGGCGGCCTGGGGTTACCGCGCCAACCACTTCACGGTCAATATCAACCGCCTGGCGGACTTCGACACCATCTTGCAAGTGAACGCTGCGCTCAAAGCCGCCGGTTTCGTGCTGAACGGCGTGGGCGGCGAGGTGAAGGGGGACGCCGAGGTGATGCTGGAGCAATCCTCCACCATGGCGGACAAGGCCGATGTCGCTTTCAGCGATGGTGTGCGTCCCATCCCGAGCTGCTTCTACGAGTTTGCCCTGCGCTACCCCCAGGCGGACGGCGTGCTATACCCGGGCTTCGTGGAAGCCTCGGCGGACAAGATTTTCGAATCCACCAACGCCATGTAG
- the kduD gene encoding 2-dehydro-3-deoxy-D-gluconate 5-dehydrogenase KduD: MILNAFDLKGKVAIVTGCDTGLGQGMALGLAEAGCDIVGINIVEPTDTIAKVEAIGRRFLSLKADVSKVDTLPALVDQAVSHFGRVDVLVNNAGIIRREDAIKFSEKDWDDVMNINIKSVFFMSQAVAKQFIAQGEGGKIVNIASMLSYQGGIRVPSYTASKSGVMGITRLLANEWASKGINVNAIAPGYMATNNTAALRADDDRNAAILERIPAGRWGVPDDMMGPVVFLASSASDYINGYTIAVDGGWLAR, encoded by the coding sequence ATGATTCTTAATGCATTCGATCTGAAAGGTAAGGTCGCCATCGTCACCGGTTGTGACACCGGTCTGGGCCAGGGCATGGCACTGGGTCTCGCCGAGGCGGGCTGTGACATCGTCGGCATCAACATCGTCGAACCCACGGATACCATTGCCAAGGTCGAAGCCATCGGTCGTCGTTTCCTGAGCCTGAAGGCGGATGTCAGCAAGGTCGATACCCTGCCGGCCCTGGTGGATCAGGCCGTCTCCCACTTCGGCCGCGTCGACGTGCTGGTGAACAATGCCGGCATCATCCGCCGGGAAGACGCCATCAAGTTCAGCGAGAAGGACTGGGACGATGTGATGAACATCAACATCAAGAGTGTCTTCTTCATGTCCCAGGCGGTGGCCAAGCAGTTCATCGCCCAGGGGGAAGGCGGCAAGATCGTCAACATCGCCTCCATGCTCTCCTATCAGGGTGGCATCCGCGTGCCCTCCTACACCGCCTCCAAGAGCGGCGTCATGGGCATCACCCGCCTGCTGGCCAACGAATGGGCGAGCAAGGGCATCAACGTCAACGCCATCGCCCCGGGTTACATGGCCACCAACAACACCGCAGCCCTGCGTGCCGACGATGACCGCAACGCCGCCATCCTGGAGCGGATCCCGGCCGGTCGCTGGGGTGTACCGGATGACATGATGGGCCCGGTGGTATTCCTGGCGTCCTCTGCCTCCGACTACATCAATGGCTACACCATCGCCGTCGATGGCGGCTGGCTGGCCCGCTAA
- a CDS encoding DUF1622 domain-containing protein, with protein MLEITSLREVMMHGVELFQLLLELISIACVVIGLGKTLWLAARVRDQEPGFPRIRLCFGSWLILALEFQLAADILATTVAPSKEELIRLAIIAVIRTFLNYFLGKELEAQTGRKEA; from the coding sequence GTGCTTGAGATAACCAGCCTGCGGGAAGTCATGATGCACGGGGTCGAGTTGTTCCAATTGCTGCTGGAGCTCATCTCCATCGCCTGCGTGGTCATCGGCCTTGGCAAGACCCTCTGGCTGGCGGCACGGGTGCGGGATCAAGAACCCGGCTTCCCGCGCATCCGGCTCTGCTTCGGCAGCTGGCTCATCCTGGCGCTGGAGTTCCAGCTCGCCGCTGACATCTTGGCTACCACGGTGGCGCCGAGCAAGGAGGAGCTGATCCGCCTCGCCATCATCGCGGTGATCCGCACCTTCCTGAACTACTTCCTCGGCAAGGAGCTGGAGGCCCAGACGGGGCGTAAAGAGGCCTGA
- the astD gene encoding succinylglutamate-semialdehyde dehydrogenase, with protein sequence MSLVQLIDGQWLAGEGKAFASKDPAKNEVIWQGGAASAAQVEAAVKAARRAFYHWSDASLEDRLAIVRRYADLLGEHKEALALTIARETGKPLWETRTEVAAMQGKIAISIRAHEERTGTVENPMPGAKAFVRHKPHGVVAVFGPYNFPGHLPNGHIVPALIAGNTVVFKPSELTPMVAEAMLKIWIDAGLPKGVLNLVQGEVETGKALAGNPDIDGLFFTGSSRTGHFLHQQFAGQPGKILALEMGGNNPLIVKDVSDIDGAVHAIVQSAFITSGQRCTCSRRLFVERGTQGDALVKRLVDVVGQIRVGLYDDAAQPFMGAMISEKAALGMVEAQANLQRLGGMSLLALKHLEAGTGFVSPGIIDVTAVSDLPDEEYFGPLLQLIRYDDFDAAIEQANATSFGLSAGLLGDSEADWNHFFKRIRAGIVNWNKPITGASSAAPFGGIGASGNHRASAYYAADYCAYPVASVEDSKASMPDQLSPGLTF encoded by the coding sequence ATGTCTTTAGTTCAGCTTATCGATGGTCAGTGGCTTGCCGGTGAAGGCAAGGCATTCGCGTCAAAAGACCCGGCCAAGAATGAAGTGATCTGGCAAGGGGGGGCAGCCAGCGCCGCCCAAGTGGAGGCTGCCGTCAAGGCTGCCCGTCGCGCCTTCTATCACTGGTCCGATGCCAGCCTTGAGGATCGACTCGCCATCGTGCGCCGCTACGCCGACCTGCTGGGTGAACACAAGGAAGCCCTGGCGCTCACCATCGCCCGGGAGACCGGCAAGCCGCTGTGGGAGACCCGTACCGAGGTCGCCGCCATGCAGGGCAAGATTGCCATCTCCATCCGCGCCCATGAGGAGCGCACCGGCACGGTGGAAAATCCCATGCCCGGCGCCAAGGCGTTCGTGCGCCACAAGCCCCACGGCGTGGTGGCGGTGTTCGGCCCCTACAACTTCCCGGGCCATCTGCCCAACGGTCACATAGTGCCGGCACTGATTGCCGGCAATACCGTGGTGTTCAAGCCCTCCGAGCTGACCCCCATGGTGGCCGAAGCCATGCTCAAGATCTGGATCGACGCCGGCCTGCCCAAGGGGGTGCTGAACCTGGTACAGGGCGAGGTAGAAACCGGCAAGGCGCTGGCCGGCAACCCGGACATCGACGGCCTCTTCTTCACCGGTTCATCGCGCACCGGCCACTTCCTGCATCAGCAGTTCGCCGGTCAGCCGGGCAAGATCCTGGCCCTGGAGATGGGGGGCAACAACCCGCTGATCGTCAAGGATGTGAGCGACATCGACGGCGCCGTCCACGCGATAGTGCAATCCGCCTTTATCACCTCGGGTCAGCGCTGCACCTGCTCGCGCCGCCTGTTCGTGGAGCGTGGCACCCAGGGCGATGCCCTGGTCAAGCGCCTGGTGGACGTGGTCGGCCAGATCCGGGTCGGCCTGTACGATGACGCGGCTCAACCCTTCATGGGGGCCATGATCAGCGAGAAGGCGGCCCTCGGCATGGTGGAGGCGCAGGCCAACCTGCAGCGCCTCGGCGGGATGAGTCTGCTTGCCCTCAAGCACCTGGAAGCGGGTACCGGCTTTGTCTCCCCGGGCATCATAGATGTAACCGCCGTGAGTGACCTGCCGGATGAGGAGTACTTCGGTCCCCTGTTGCAGCTCATCCGCTACGACGACTTCGATGCCGCCATCGAGCAGGCGAATGCCACCAGCTTCGGCCTGTCGGCCGGCCTGCTCGGCGACAGCGAGGCGGACTGGAATCACTTCTTCAAGCGGATCCGCGCCGGTATCGTCAACTGGAACAAGCCCATCACCGGTGCCTCCAGCGCCGCGCCCTTCGGTGGCATCGGCGCCTCCGGCAACCACAGGGCGAGCGCCTACTACGCCGCCGACTACTGTGCGTACCCGGTTGCCTCTGTCGAGGACAGCAAGGCGAGCATGCCGGATCAGCTGTCGCCGGGTTTGACCTTCTAA
- a CDS encoding aspartate aminotransferase family protein produces the protein MSELLAVTREVFDEVMVPNYAPAKIIPVRGEGSRVWDQAGREYVDFAGGIAVNGLGHCHPKLVEALKTQGEKLWHLSNVMTNEPALRLAKKLVDATFAEKVYFCNSGAEANEAALKLARRYAIDKFGAHKTQIIAFHQGFHGRTFFTVSVGGQAAYSDGFGPKPADITHVTYNDLAELAAAISDNTCAVVMEPLQGEGGIIRPTDEFAKGVRELCDKHNALLIYDEVQSGVGRTGELYAYMGLGVTPDILTSAKALGGGFPIGAMLTTSEIAAHLKVGTHGSTYGGNPLACAVAEAVLDVVNTPEVLSGIKQREQLFRDGLEAINAKYHCFSEVRGQGLLLGAVLNDDFKGRSRDFLLASIDQGLMALVAGTNVVRFAPSLVIPEADIKEGLARFEKAVAQVINA, from the coding sequence ATGTCAGAGTTGTTGGCAGTGACACGTGAAGTGTTTGATGAAGTGATGGTGCCGAACTATGCCCCCGCCAAGATCATTCCGGTGCGCGGTGAAGGTTCACGTGTCTGGGATCAGGCGGGTCGCGAGTATGTCGACTTCGCCGGCGGGATCGCGGTCAATGGCCTGGGTCATTGCCATCCCAAGCTGGTCGAGGCCCTGAAAACCCAGGGCGAGAAGTTGTGGCACCTCTCCAACGTCATGACCAACGAGCCGGCCCTGCGCCTGGCCAAGAAGCTGGTGGACGCCACCTTCGCCGAGAAGGTCTACTTCTGCAACTCGGGCGCCGAAGCGAACGAAGCCGCCCTGAAGCTGGCCCGCCGCTATGCCATCGACAAGTTTGGCGCCCACAAGACCCAGATCATCGCCTTCCATCAGGGCTTCCACGGCCGCACCTTCTTCACCGTCAGCGTCGGTGGCCAGGCGGCCTACTCCGATGGTTTCGGTCCGAAACCTGCCGACATCACCCATGTGACCTACAACGACCTGGCCGAGCTGGCTGCGGCCATCTCCGACAACACCTGCGCCGTGGTGATGGAGCCGCTGCAAGGAGAGGGCGGCATCATTCGTCCCACCGACGAGTTTGCCAAGGGCGTGCGCGAGCTGTGCGACAAGCACAATGCCCTGCTCATCTATGACGAGGTGCAATCCGGCGTGGGCCGCACCGGCGAGCTGTACGCCTACATGGGGCTGGGCGTCACCCCGGACATCCTCACCAGCGCCAAGGCGCTCGGCGGCGGCTTCCCCATCGGTGCCATGCTGACCACCAGCGAGATCGCGGCTCACCTGAAAGTGGGTACTCACGGTTCCACCTACGGCGGCAACCCGCTGGCCTGCGCCGTGGCCGAGGCCGTGCTGGATGTGGTCAACACCCCGGAAGTGCTCAGCGGCATCAAGCAGCGTGAGCAGCTGTTCCGCGACGGCCTCGAGGCCATCAACGCCAAGTATCACTGCTTCAGCGAAGTGCGTGGTCAGGGTCTGCTGCTCGGTGCCGTGCTAAACGATGACTTCAAGGGCCGTTCCCGCGACTTCCTGCTGGCCTCCATCGATCAGGGGCTGATGGCCCTGGTGGCCGGTACCAACGTGGTGCGTTTCGCCCCCTCGCTGGTGATCCCGGAAGCGGATATCAAGGAAGGTCTGGCCCGGTTCGAAAAAGCGGTCGCTCAGGTCATCAACGCCTGA
- a CDS encoding alpha/beta hydrolase, producing MHTALEPAIAEIVDGFIAAGRPKASELSWQARREGYLASAPLGGEREAVGSLEEWQQEGYAVRLYRPQQHISTPLPALLYFHGGCFVSGEFETHDRQLRMLCNRAQALVFAVHTRLAPEHVYPAAHDDALAATLAIMDRLPEWGGQGSRLMLAGDSAGGHLALVTALRLKAMQAPLPAALCLIYPMLDAAGTSESYRRFGEDYLITADMLQSGYRAYLGDLSIVHPEASPLHHPELARLPPPHILTAEYDPLRDEGEALYRALLAAGVEASCQRQLGVIHGFFQLAGISPAARQAIDQVATLLRHL from the coding sequence ATGCACACCGCTCTCGAACCCGCCATCGCCGAGATAGTCGATGGCTTCATCGCCGCCGGACGCCCCAAGGCCAGTGAACTGAGCTGGCAGGCCAGGCGGGAAGGCTATCTCGCCTCGGCGCCGCTCGGGGGCGAACGGGAGGCGGTCGGCAGCCTGGAGGAGTGGCAGCAGGAGGGGTATGCCGTGCGCCTCTACCGGCCGCAGCAACACATCTCCACCCCTCTCCCCGCCCTCCTCTATTTCCACGGCGGCTGTTTCGTGAGCGGGGAGTTCGAGACTCACGATCGCCAACTGCGCATGCTGTGCAACCGGGCCCAGGCCCTGGTATTTGCAGTGCACACCCGCCTCGCCCCGGAACATGTCTATCCCGCCGCCCACGACGATGCCCTGGCAGCCACCCTCGCCATCATGGATCGCCTGCCCGAATGGGGCGGACAAGGCAGCCGCCTGATGCTGGCCGGTGACAGTGCCGGCGGTCATCTCGCCCTGGTCACGGCGCTGCGCCTCAAGGCCATGCAGGCCCCCCTGCCCGCGGCGCTCTGCCTCATCTACCCCATGCTCGACGCCGCCGGGACGAGCGAGAGCTATCGGCGCTTTGGCGAGGATTACCTCATCACCGCCGACATGCTGCAAAGCGGCTATCGCGCCTATCTGGGGGATCTGTCCATCGTCCACCCAGAGGCGAGCCCTCTGCACCACCCGGAGCTGGCCCGACTCCCGCCGCCCCATATCCTCACCGCCGAGTACGATCCCCTGCGCGATGAGGGGGAGGCACTCTACCGCGCCCTGCTCGCGGCCGGCGTGGAGGCGAGCTGCCAGCGTCAGCTCGGCGTCATTCACGGCTTCTTCCAGCTGGCGGGCATCAGCCCGGCGGCACGGCAAGCCATCGACCAGGTGGCCACCTTGCTGCGGCATCTCTGA
- a CDS encoding aminodeoxychorismate synthase component II, which produces MLLLIDNYDSFTWNLVQYFGTLGQEVRVKRNDELTLEEIARLAPSHLVISPGPCTPNEAGISLAAIRHFAGRLPILGVCLGHQSLAQAFGGQVVRARQVMHGKTSLIRHNGQGVFAGLQDPLRVTRYHSLIVDRGSLPDCFEVTAWSEHADGAVDEIMGLRHKTLALEGVQFHPESILSEQGHQLLANFLAFS; this is translated from the coding sequence ATGCTGCTACTCATCGACAATTACGACTCCTTCACCTGGAACCTGGTGCAATACTTCGGCACCCTGGGGCAGGAGGTGCGGGTGAAGCGCAACGATGAGCTGACGCTGGAGGAGATAGCCCGCCTCGCCCCCAGCCATCTGGTGATCTCCCCCGGCCCCTGCACGCCGAACGAGGCGGGCATCTCCCTGGCGGCCATCCGCCATTTTGCGGGCCGACTGCCCATCCTTGGCGTCTGCCTCGGTCATCAGTCCCTGGCCCAGGCCTTCGGCGGCCAGGTGGTGCGCGCCCGCCAGGTCATGCACGGCAAGACCTCCCTCATCCGCCACAATGGGCAGGGGGTATTCGCAGGATTGCAGGATCCGCTGCGGGTCACCCGCTATCACTCTCTCATCGTGGATCGCGGCTCCCTGCCGGACTGCTTCGAGGTCACCGCCTGGAGCGAACACGCCGATGGCGCCGTCGACGAGATCATGGGGTTGCGGCATAAAACACTGGCACTGGAGGGGGTACAGTTCCACCCGGAGAGCATTCTGAGCGAGCAGGGCCATCAGTTGCTGGCCAATTTTTTGGCCTTTTCCTGA
- a CDS encoding YgjV family protein: protein MLLDNLWFAQSVGLLACLVGATAFMQRQDQKLRLHLTLNGTLMGLHFLLLGSSVAAINCLLCAVRNWVSGYYRGLGVMLTFLALAWALVIPQLSHPVQILTLVGTTLSTYALFRLNGIALRLCMLSSTICWLTHNIWAGSIGGILQESIFFVINSHTIFKLYRADPQPL from the coding sequence ATGCTGCTCGATAATCTCTGGTTTGCCCAATCCGTCGGTCTGCTGGCCTGCCTCGTCGGGGCCACGGCCTTCATGCAGCGCCAGGATCAAAAACTCCGGCTTCACCTCACCCTCAACGGCACCCTGATGGGCCTGCACTTCCTGCTGCTGGGCTCCTCCGTCGCCGCCATCAACTGCCTGCTGTGTGCCGTGCGCAACTGGGTCTCCGGTTACTACCGCGGGCTCGGCGTCATGCTGACCTTCCTCGCCCTGGCCTGGGCCCTGGTCATCCCCCAGCTCTCCCATCCGGTGCAGATCCTGACCCTGGTGGGCACCACCCTCAGCACCTATGCCCTGTTCAGACTCAACGGCATTGCGCTGAGACTGTGCATGCTGAGCAGTACGATCTGCTGGCTGACTCACAATATCTGGGCTGGATCCATTGGGGGTATCTTGCAGGAGAGCATTTTCTTCGTCATCAACAGCCACACCATCTTCAAGCTCTACCGCGCCGACCCCCAGCCGCTCTAG